The Apis mellifera strain DH4 linkage group LG8, Amel_HAv3.1, whole genome shotgun sequence genome contains a region encoding:
- the LOC724439 gene encoding uncharacterized protein LOC724439, whose translation MHTLILAVSFDHSINEKGSPGMCDQSQDEVVFRGSKRVLNNEHSTFNFEFDNKIYTSHLRLRKWLIGLLIFLFVSLIVINTFNTDQFRVIRYGAIVNDSLQENYVELKPFLASITNSGFLVRNKGCRIPDMDPFDSAIVQYIQREKPLVCEHGNHLPLVDSNDTALHVNPDAINHFYNNSEEIDCCWRPFWRMKNEDNVVTYGNECFKFKNSTIVNTEFVKVECSRNNEVIYKDYHAFVPRFRSVEKKCEKARATNSKTEHLSVLIIGLDSVSRLNFHRMMPKTVHSLENLGTVELLGYTKVADNTYPNLVPVLSGLSAGELHDLCWQKKDKTFDECPFIWKNFSASGYRTAFAEDACAMTTFNYLKRGFRIQPTDYYLRPFCIASEKDIGNTHKLNANLCVGTRKTFDNLLTYAKKIVSQFSADPYFAMIWQASLTHDFFNYPQLGDESYYNLITYLYNERLMNKTALIVMSDHGMRWGSFRQTYQGRMEDSLPFVFLVLPHWWREKYRMAWTNLRRNTRSLTTAFDLHETLMDMMNLENLEESRLKARSRAMPKDNNLPRGISWFLPIPDYRTCTMAGIASHWCMCHNSYDVSAQDENLRDKAMFLVSELNNMLKKFVQCAILKLKEIKAAKAWRDEDEQSQLVDYTITIETEPGNAIFEGTIRYRSENKTNKLVGSVSRLNAYGKQSACVDEFNMRLYCYCS comes from the exons ATGCATACACTCATTCTCGCAGTATCTTTTGATCATTCGATAAACGAAAAAGGTTCTCCTGGTATGTGCGATCAATCCCAAGACGAG GTTGTGTTTCGTGGTAGCAAAAGAGTGCTAAATAATGAACACAGCACTTTCAACTtcgaattcgataataaaatatacacgaGTCATTTACGGTTACGAAAATGGTTGATAGGATTGCTAATCTTCTTGTTTGTCTCGCTAATTGTGATCAACACGTTCAACACGGATCAATTTCGAGTGATACGATATGGAGCCATTGTCAACGATAGTTTACaag aaaattatgtAGAATTGAAACCTTTCTTGGCTTCTATAACCAACTCTGGTTTCCTGGTCCGCAACAAAGGTTGCCGAATCCCAGATATGGATCCTTTCGATTCGGCGATCGTACAATATATTCAAAGGGAGAAACCACTTGTCTGCGAGCACGGAAATCATTTACCATTGGTCGATTCAAACGACACTGCATTGCACGTAAATCCAGACGCGATCAACCATTTTTACAACAATTCCGAGGAGATCGATTGCTGTTGGCGCCCGTTCTGGCGAATGAAAAACGAGGATAACGTTGTTAC ATATGGAAACGAgtgtttcaaattcaaaaactcGACGATTGTAAACACCGAATTCGTGAAGGTCGAGTGTTCGCGCAATAACGAAGTGATATACAAGGATTATCACGCATTCGTGCCTCGTTTCCGAtcagtggaaaaaaaatgcgAGAAAGCCAGAGCTACCAATTCGAAAACCGAACATCTTAGCGTGTTAATAATCGGCCTCGATTCGGTTTccagattaaattttcatagaatGATGCCGAAAACTGTTCATTCGTTGGAAAACCTTGGAACGGTAGAATTATTGGGCTACACTAAAGTGGCCGATAACACTTATCCGAATTTAGTACCTGTTCTGAGCGGGTTGTCCGCTGGCGAATTGCACGATTTGTGTTGGCAAAAGAAAGACAAAACATTTGACGAGTGCCCCttcatttggaaaaattttagcgCGTCTGGTTATCGAACAGCTTTTGCCGAGGACGCTTGCGCCATGACCACgttcaattatttgaaacgAGGCTTTCGAATCCAACCGACCGACTATTATCTCAGACCATTCTGCATAGCATCCGAGAAGGATATCGGCAATACTCACAAGTTGAACGCGAATCTCTGCGTAGGGACCAGAAAAACGTTCGACAATTTGTTAACTTACGCGAAGAAAATCGTTTCGCAATTCTCCGCGGATCCGTACTTCGCGATGATCTGGCAGGCTAGCTTAACCcatgattttttcaattatccacAATTGGGCGACGAATCTTACTACAATTTGATCACGTATCTTTACAACGAACGATTGATGAATAAAACGGCATTGATAGTGATGAGCGATCATGGAATGAGATGGGGAAGCTTTCGACAGACTTACCAAGGTAGAATGGAGGATAGTCTTCCCTTCGTGTTTCTCGTATTGCCCCATTGGTGGAGAGAAAAGTATCGAATGGCTTGGACAAATTTACGAAGAAATACGCGGAGCCTAACTACAGCCTTTGATTTGCACGAAACTTTGATGGACATGATGAATCTCGAAAATCTAGAAGAATCACGTCTTAAAGCTCGTTCAAGAGCAATGCCGAAAGATAACAATTTGCCACGCGGGATCAGTTGGTTCTTGCCGATTCCTGACTATAGGACGTGCACTATGGCGGGTATTGCCAGCCATTGGTGTATGTGTCACAACAGTTATGACGTTTCTGCGCAGGACGAGAATCTTAGAGATAAAGCGATGTTTTTGGTCTCGGAGTTGAATAACATGTTGAAGAAATTCGTGCAATGCGCGATTTTGAAactgaaagaaattaaagccGCGAAAGCGTGGAGAGACGAGGATGAGCAGAGTCAACTCGTAGATTATACGATCACGATTGAAACGGAACCTGGTAACGCGATATTCGAAGGCACGATACGGTACAGAAGCGAGAACAAGACTAACAAGTTGGTAGGATCGGTTAGCAGATTGAACGCATATGGGAAACAGAGTGCCTGTGTCGATGAATTCAATATGAGGCTATATTGTTATTGTTCGTAA